In Zea mays cultivar B73 chromosome 7, Zm-B73-REFERENCE-NAM-5.0, whole genome shotgun sequence, the following proteins share a genomic window:
- the LOC109939151 gene encoding uncharacterized protein gives MSISDGSIIDCTIPCDTTPGGRDDARQRKRERERVRYATMSAEKKNELKKRRESRKKGNVMHHEYSEVCNIPANKDNNNHQNNEIEDVDDDSYQLHKNNSFEVHRRLGSEKLSTHLSDECPQVFVSDRSIKNLTIHCDNTLVALGQTSHQHDSNQSSEVLDPRERKRIRERTRFATQTKEQRALRNRESCNKMARKNYKRRQREIKLQDLIGIEDPKFTPELVWSSTDAEAPHGSLCSSEGMAIPELSPTPFVPNPSQTEDVEKDSMTESPRRQRHKRHVSSGQRQTLVSRQNQKFHLAIGTNFATATRDRVMENDVDNEIDHQTVSEIDNNESTGLCPFPHTESNNMTEGADIGMQHRAAPTVTTNEDDDEVVLFEDDEDEGYLFAGQDGESGEDIDIDETQDAFTVIPDVPDPYDKVYSNIPEETYLLNTVADCDYCKAKKFQYEPPGFCCRNGQIDLAPFETPSQLRRLWECADADARHFRDNIRFFNGHFSFTSLYCCLDNMTTNMDRGIYTFRAHGMMYHNVRSFGREAGAEQKHLELYFYDDDPSLEHRYRKCRQEQLDKDKAVIKQLVEILKGNPYSEHLRSMGHVDNIEDYHIALNLDQTLNQKLYNAPITSEVAAVWIEGSERRGQFNNSVMLHGKDRSSHGIRSYHGCYDALSYPLFFPKGELGWHANIPKSNVSMDEVEAYRDQHRTRDANDDDTG, from the exons ATGTCTATAAGCGACGGAAGCATCATTGATTGTACTATACCGTGTGATACCACTCCAG GAGGACGTGATGATGCAAGACAacgtaagagagaaagagaaagagtACGATATGCTACGATGAGTGCTGAAAAGAAAAATGAATTGAAGAAGCGTCGTGAGTCACGAAAAAAGGGAAATGTTATGCACCATGAGTATTCAGAAG TTTGCAACATCCCTGCAAACAAGGACAACAATAATCATCAAAACAATGAAATtgaggatgttgatgatgatTCTTATCAGTTGCATAAGAATAACTCATTTGAGGTGCATAGAAGACTTGGCAGTGAAAAACTTTCCACACATTTGTCAG ATGAATGTCCACAGGTGTTTGTAAGCGACAGAAGCATCAAAAATCTGACTATACATTGTGATAACACTTTAG TCGCATTGGGTCAGACGAGTCATCAACATGATTCCAATCAAAGTTCAGAAGTTTTAGATCCAAGGGAACGTAAGAGAATACGAGAAAGAACTCGATTTGCAACTCAAACAAAAGAACAAAGGGCATTGCGTAATAGGGAATCATGTAATAAGATGGCAAGGAAAAACTATAAAAGAAGACAACGAGAAATTAAACTCCAGGACTTAATCGGCATTGAGGACCCGAAGTTTACCCCGGAGCTTGTGTGGAGTTCAACAGATGCTGAAGCGCCTCATGGGTCTCTATGTAGCTCCGAGGGCATGGCTATCCCTGAGTTAAGTCCAACACCTTTCGTTCCTAATCCATCACAGACTGAGGATGTCGAGAAAGACAGTATGACAGAGTCTCCTAGACGACAAAGACATAAACGTCATGTGTCGTCTGGCCAAAGACAGACCCTGGTGTCTCGTCAAAATCAGAAATTTCATTTAGCCATTGGAACAAACTTCGCTACTGCAACTAGGGATCGTGTAATGGAGAATGATGTGGATAATGAAATTGATCATCAGACTGTTTCAGAGATCGACAACAATG AAAGTACCGGTCTATGTCCATTCCCTCACACGGAGAGTAACAATATGACTGAAGGAGCAGACATTGGGATGCAACACCGGGCAGCCCCGACTGTCACTACCAATG AGGATGATGATGAAGTTGTACTTTTTGAAGATGACGAAGACGAAGGATACCTATTCGCTGGGCAAG ATGGTGAATCTGGTGAGGATATCGATATTGATGAAACACAAGATGCCTTTACTGTTATCCCTGACGTACCTGACCCGTACGACAAGGTGTATAGTAACATACCTGAAGAAACATATTTGTTGAACACTGTTGCTGATTGCGACTACTGTAAGGCAAAGAAGTTTCAATATGAACCACCTGGATTTTGTTGTCGTAATGGACAGATTGATCTAGCCCCATTCGAGACACCATCTCAGCTTAGGAGGCTGTGGGAGTGCGCAGATGCTGATGCGAGGCACTTCCGTGATAACATTCGATTTTTTAACGGCCATTTCTCGTTCACTTCTCTATACTGTTGCCTTGACAATATGACTACTAATATGGATCGTGGTATCTACACGTTCCGTGCACATGGCATGATGTACCACAACGTAAGGTCGTTTGGTAGGGAAGCTGGGGCGGAACAGAAGCACCTTGAGCTTTACTTCTACGATGATGATCCCAGCCTCGAGCATAGATATCGTAAATGTCGTCAAGAGCAACTTGATAAAGACAAGGCAGTTATTAAACAGTTAGTTGAGATACTTAAGGGAAACCCATACTCTGAGCACCTTAGGAGTATGGGGCACGTTGATAACATTGAAGACTACCATATTGCCTTGAACCTTGATCAAACATTGAACCAGAAGTTATATAATGCACCCATCACTTCGGAGGTCGCTGCAGTTTGGATTGAGGGGAGTGAACGTCGAGGTCAATTCAATAATAGTGTTATGCTGCATgggaaggataggtcaagccatgGCATCCGTTCATATCATGGATGCTATGATGCACTATCATACCCATTGTTCTTTCCcaaaggtgaacttggatggcatgcaaATATTCCGAAGTCCAATGTTTCCATGGATGAAGTAGAGGCGTATCGTGACCAACACAGGACAAGGGATGCAAATGATGACGATACAGGTTAG
- the LOC100282634 gene encoding rhodanese-like domain containing protein, whose product MVTMLAASSLVNSNLACSSRISSCSDFTYSHSWRPIHAMKLHQMRAVSSIRISCAATKPAKTPAEEEWKVKRQLLSEKRVRSVDVKEALRLQKENNFVILDVRPEAEFKEAHPPGAINVQIYRLIKEWTAWDIARRAAFAFFGIFAGTEENPEFIQSVDTKVGKDAKIIVACSTGGTLKPTQNFPDGKQSRSLIAAYLLVLNGYSNVYHLEGGLYTWFKEGLPAVAGEE is encoded by the exons ATGGTCACAATGCTTGCAGCTAGTTCTCTAGTGAACAGCAACCTCGCTTGCTCATCAAGGATATCATCCTGTTCAGACTTCACATATAGCCACTCCTGGCGTCCCATACATGCTATGAAACTCCATCAGATGCGTGCTGTGAGCTCAATACGTATAAGTTGTGCTGCCACTAAACCTGCAAAGACTCCTG ctgaagaagaatggaaagttaAGCGGCAACTGCTATCAGAAAAGCGG GTACGAAGTGTCGATGTGAAGGAAGCACTGCGCCTTCAAAAGGAAAACAACTTTGTCATTCTTGATGTCAGGCCAGAAGCAGAGTTTAAAGAG GCTCATCCACCTGGCGCCATCAATGTACAAATATACAGATTAATCAAGGAATGGACAGCGTGGGATATTGCGAGGCGTGCAGCGTTTGCGTTCTTCGGCATATTTGCTGGAACAGAAGAGAATCCTGAGTTCATACAGA GTGTTGATACGAAGGTTGGGAAAGATGCGAAGATAATTGTGGCATGCTCTACAGGAGGGACACTGAAGCCAacgcaaaatttccctgatgggaaGCAATCTCG GTCCCTGATAGCTGCGTACTTGTTGGTCCTGAATGGCTACAGCAACGTGTACCATCTGGAAGGAGGACTTTACACATGGTTCAAAGAAGGACTACCAGCTGTTGCAGGAGAAGAGTAA
- the LOC100285596 gene encoding ras-related protein Rab11A — translation MVARGQGGDRAEEEAAARWESEKEAEIDYVFKVVVVGDAAVGKTQLLARFARDEFALDSKPTIGVEFQTRTLTLHRKRVKTQIWDTAGQERYRAVTSAYYRGALGAMVVYDVTRRATFEHVARWVEELRAHADGSTVVALIGNKADMPAARREVPADEAARLAEDQGLFFSEASALTGDNVERAFLTLLEEVFAAVSRRALELDEARRMRGDQGDGGGEVLSLKGTAVDVGSIMETSAMKRSSQCACS, via the exons ATGGTGGCGCGCGGGCAGGGCGGAGACAGGGCGGAGGAGGAGGCCGCGGCGCGGTGGGAGAGCGAGAAGGAGGCGGAGATCGACTACGTGttcaaggtggtggtggtgggcgaCGCGGCGGTGGGCAAGACGCAGCTGCTGGCGCGCTTCGCGCGGGACGAGTTCGCGCTCGACTCCAAGCCCACCATCGGCGTCGAGTTCCAGACGCGCACGCTCACGCTCCACCGCAAGCGCGTCAAgacgcagatctgggacaccgccGGCCAGGAGAG GTACAGGGCGGTGACGAGCGCGTACTACCGCGGCGCGCTGGGCGCCATGGTGGTGTACGACGTGACGCGGCGCGCCACGTTCGAGCACGTGGCGCGGTGGGTGGAGGAGCTCCGCGCACACGCCGACGGGTCCACCGTCGTGGCGCTCATCGGGAACAAGGCCGACATGCCCGCGGCGCGGCGCGAGGTGCCCGCCGACGAGGCCGCGCGTCTGGCCGAGGACCAGGGCCTCTTCTTCTCGGAGGCGTCCGCGCTCACGGGCGACAACGTGGAGCGCGCCTTCCTCACGCTCCTCGAGGAGGTCTTCGCCGCCGTGTCGCGCAGGGCGCTGGAGCTCGACGAGGCCCGCCGGATGCGCGGCGACcagggcgacggcggcggcgaggtgcTGTCGCTCAAGGGGACCGCGGTGGACGTGGGCTCCATCATGGAGACCAGCGCCATGAAGAGGAGCTCGCAGTGCGCTTGCTCATGA